Proteins encoded within one genomic window of Gadus macrocephalus chromosome 18, ASM3116895v1:
- the cmn gene encoding calymmin isoform X50, translating into MGLYQGVSRATGQAMRTAVLLLFLQEVQMRGYGPAGGVPNGYAAGYGSTYGVPNGQRAPTNGMEVQNGRGIGRMLMPSKGVGGPSGAQNGQGREPIKGAGGAAFARPQSNGNGAHAGKPYGQGTKGNGYGAQFGPSSRRAMNGNGYGAHAGQANGQGTKGNGYAAQAGQNNGQANKGNGYAAHAGPNNGQATKGNGYGAQAGQGNGQATKGNGYGAHAGPNNGQATKGNGYGAHAGTNNGQATKGNGYSAHARPNNGQVTKGNGYGAQAGQGNGQANKGNGYGAHAGPNNGQATKGNGYGVHPGPNNGQGTKGNGYGAHAGTNNGQATKGNGYGAHAGQGNGQANKGNGYGAQAGQGNGQATKGNGYGAQAGQANGQANKGNGNGAQAGQGYGQATKGNGYGAQAGQGNGQATKGNGYGAHAGPANGQGTKGNGYGAHAGQTNGKAAKGNGYGAYAGQANGGNAHLGATGKPTKGNGQPTYGAGQGLGVNQGPQLAGNPMTGGYGAQPSRGPAKTAGYQRAGSALGAGFLPGGMKGPKPAGYGSQNGQGAKPNGYQPAAAVPNGYGARFNGYGAHAGPTNGQGTKGNGYGAQAGTANGQGTKGNGYGAQAGPANGQGTKGKGYGAQAGLANGQGTKGNGYGAGAGVAKGNQGQAKGVLAGFLPGRGNPSPAADKAVYSGVPNGYGAQPNGYDPAAAEAPGGPANGYGAKQKGYGAPEAGAVSPSAAALGPSAGADGPGSAVKGVNGEKSAGASISVEGSKAAKPDCGLATAGGQWMKIPRPDYGAELGPSGTNQKGYGAGAAFLNKFGGKPNGRTAGPYTNGGGAYPNGGGAYPNGGGAYPNGGGAKASKPGYGAGKGGGYNVPGHGAGFGSPYGQQPGELCSIRLSILLQTKPIHCVV; encoded by the exons ATGGGGTTATATCAGGGGGTTTCCCGGGCGACGGGCCAGGCGATGCGGACGGCGGTGTTGCTGCTGTTCCTGCAGGAGGTGCAGATGAGAG GATATGGACCTGCTGGTGGGGTTCCCAACGGATACGCTGCGG GTTATGGCTCTACTTATGGAGTACCCAACGGACAAAGAGCTCCAACAAATG GAATGGAAGTTCAAAATGGCCGCGGCATCGGAAGAATGTTGATGCCTTCTAAAG GTGTGGGCGGGCCTTCAGGGGCTCAGAACGGACAGGGAAGGGAGCCAATCAAAGGGGCAG GTGGCGCTGCCTTCGCTCGTCCCCAGTCTAATG GTAATGGTGCCCATGCAGGAAAACCATATGGACAGGGAACTAAAGGAAACG GATATGGGGCTCAATTTGGACCTTCAAGCAGACGGGCCATGAACGGAAACG GTTACGGTGCTCACGCAGGACAGGCGAACGGACAGGGAACCAAAGGAAACG GTTACGCTGCGCAAGCAGGACAAAATAATGGACAAGCAAACAAAGGAAATG GTTACGCTGCACACGCAGGACCAAATAATGGACAAGCAACCAAAGGAAACG GTTATGGTGCTCAGGCAGGACAAGGCAACGGACAGGCAACTAAAGGAAATG GTTATGGTGCACACGCTGGACCAAATAATGGACAAGCAACCAAAGGAAACG GTTATGGTGCACACGCAGGAACAAATAATGGACAAGCAACCAAAGGAAACG GTTACAGTGCTCATGCCAGACCAAATAATGGACAAGTAACCAAAGGAAatg GTTATGGTGCTCAGGCAGGACAAGGCAACGGACAAGCAAACAAAGGAAACG GATACGGTGCACACGCTGGACCAAATAATGGACAAGCAACTAAAGGAAACG GTTACGGTGTTCACCCAGGACCGAATAATGGACAGGGAACCAAAGGAAACG GTTATGGTGCACACGCAGGAACAAATAATGGACAAGCAACCAAAGGAAACG GTTATGGTGCACACGCAGGACAAGGCAATGGACAAGCAAACAAGGGAAACG GTTATGGTGCTCAGGCAGGACAAGGCAACGGACAAGCAACCAAAGGAAACG gttatggTGCTCAGGCAGGACAAGCCAACGGACAAGCAAACAAAGGAAATG GTAATGGTGCTCAGGCAGGACAAGGCTACGGACAGGCAACCAAAGGAAATG GTTATGGTGCTCAGGCAGGACAAGGCAACGGACAGGCAACCAAAGGAAATG GTTACGGGGCCCACGCTGGACCAGCTAATGGACAGGGAACGAAAGGAAACG GTTATGGTGCACATGCAGGTCAAACTAATGGAAAAGCAGCCAAAGGCAACG GTTATGGCGCCTATGCTGGACAGGCTAACGGAGGAAACG CTCACCTCGGAGCCACCGGTAAACCAACGAAGGGCAACGGACAACCAACCTATG GAGCAGGTCAGGGCCTCGGTGTCAACCAGGGCCCCCAGCTGGCTGGGAACCCCATGACAG GAGGTTATGGAGCTCAGCCCAGCAGAG GTCCTGCAAAGACTGCTGGGTACCAAAGGGCCGGTTCAGCGCTAGGAGCTGGGTTCCTCCCAGGAGGGATGAAGGGGCCAAAGCCAG CTGGTTATGGGTCTCAGAACGGTCAAGGTGCCAAACCAAACG GCTACCAGCCAGCTGCTGCTGTGCCTAATGGCTATGGAGCCCGGTTCAACG GTTATGGTGCGCATGCAGGACCAACTAATGGACAAGGAACCAAAGGAAACG GTTATGGTGCCCAAGCAGGAACAGCTAATGGACAAGGAACCAAAGGAAACG GTTATGGTGCCCAAGCAGGACCAGCTAATGGACAAGGAACCAAAGGAAAGG GTTATGGTGCACAGGCTGGCTTGGCTAATGGACAAGGAACCAAAGGAAACG GTTACGGTGCTGGAGCCGGTGTTGCCAAGGGAAACCAAGGCCAGGCCAAAG GTGTGTTAGCTGGGTTCCTCCCAGGACGTGGCAACCCCAGCCCGGCAGCAGATAAAGCAG TTTATTCTGGTGTTCCAAACGGATACGGAGCCCAACCAAATG GTTACGACCCCGCCGCGGCAGAAGCACCAGGGGGTCCTGCGAACGGATATGGCGCTAAGCAGAAGG GCTATGGCGCGCCTGAAGCTGGAGCCGTCTCCCCGAGCGCTGCAGCTCTGGGGCCCAGTGCTGGAGCTGACGGGCCTGGCTCTGCAGTCAAAGGAGTCAACGGTG AGAAGAGTGCCGGGGCTTCCATCAGTGTGGAGGGGTCTAAAGCTGCCAAACCAG ACTGTGGACTCGCCACAGCAGGGGGCCAGTGGATGAAGATCCCCAGACCTG ATTATGGAGCAGAACTGGGGCCCTCTGGTACCAACCAGAAAG GTTATGGCGCAGGAGCTGCTTTCCTGAACAAATTTGGAGGCAAACCTAACG GACGCACTGCAGGGCCTTACACTAATGGAGGAGGGGCTTATCCTAATGGAGGAGGTGCTTATCCTAATGGAGGAGGGGCTTATCCTAATGGAGGAGGGGCTAAAGCATCCAAACCAG GTTATGGTGCTGGAAAAGGAGGTGGATACAATGTACCAGGACATGGAGCAG GTTTTGGTTCTCCTTACGGTCAACAGCCAGGTGAGCTGTGTTCTATCCGTTTGTCAATTTTATTACAAACCAAACCCATTCACTGTGTAGTATAA
- the cmn gene encoding calymmin isoform X12, with the protein MGLYQGVSRATGQAMRTAVLLLFLQEVQMRGYGPAGGVPNGYAAGYGSTYGVPNGQRAPTNGMEVQNGRGIGRMLMPSKGVGGPSGAQNGQGREPIKGAGGAAFARPQSNGNGAHAGKPYGQGTKGNGYGAQFGPSSRRAMNGNGYGAHAGQANGQGTKGNGYAAQAGQNNGQANKGNGYAAHAGPNNGQATKGNGYGAQAGQGNGQATKGNGYGAHAGPNNGQATKGNGYGAHAGTNNGQATKGNGYSAHARPNNGQVTKGNGYGAQAGQGNGQANKGNGYGAHAGPNNGQATKGNGYGVHPGPNNGQGTKGNGYGAHAGQGNGQANKGNGYGAQAGQGNGQATKGNGYGAQAGQANGQANKGNGNGAQAGQGYGQATKGNGYGAQAGQGNGQATKGNGYGAHAGPANGQGTKGNGYGAHAGQTNGKAAKGNGYGAYAGQANGGNAHLGATGKPTKGNGQPTYGAGQGLGVNQGPQLAGNPMTGGYGAQPSRGPAKTAGYQRAGSALGAGFLPGGMKGPKPAGYGSQNGQGAKPNGYQPAAAVPNGYGARFNGYGAHAGPTNGQGTKGNGYGAQAGTANGQGTKGNGYGAQAGPANGQGTKGKGYGAQAGLANGQGTKGNGYGAGAGVAKGNQGQAKGVLAGFLPGRGNPSPAADKAVYSGVPNGYGAQPNGYDPAAAEAPGGPANGYGAKQKGYGAPEAGAVSPSAAALGPSAGADGPGSAVKGVNGDYDRGVQTGKGQSGTQSADQQKVSNNKGESGVSPDHIHESLGGFPLVDTHGKPQEMPPTQLQSHSSSPEPDITPEPKPAEPEPEPTQDQNVTQHPEERVTDVLLEATPQPGVTESGPEVPQGTQSTPEMGYLTGSELPEQNAPETALLPGPELTGLLAPEGVDGLAPLPETVATTKGDIGQELVPERAVIQHQLPTPGEGSLVETASKPEKSAGASISVEGSKAAKPDCGLATAGGQWMKIPRPDYGAELGPSGTNQKGYGAGAAFLNKFGGKPNGRTAGPYTNGGGAYPNGGGAYPNGGGAYPNGGGAKASKPGYGAGKGGGYNVPGHGAGFGSPYGQQPGELCSIRLSILLQTKPIHCVV; encoded by the exons ATGGGGTTATATCAGGGGGTTTCCCGGGCGACGGGCCAGGCGATGCGGACGGCGGTGTTGCTGCTGTTCCTGCAGGAGGTGCAGATGAGAG GATATGGACCTGCTGGTGGGGTTCCCAACGGATACGCTGCGG GTTATGGCTCTACTTATGGAGTACCCAACGGACAAAGAGCTCCAACAAATG GAATGGAAGTTCAAAATGGCCGCGGCATCGGAAGAATGTTGATGCCTTCTAAAG GTGTGGGCGGGCCTTCAGGGGCTCAGAACGGACAGGGAAGGGAGCCAATCAAAGGGGCAG GTGGCGCTGCCTTCGCTCGTCCCCAGTCTAATG GTAATGGTGCCCATGCAGGAAAACCATATGGACAGGGAACTAAAGGAAACG GATATGGGGCTCAATTTGGACCTTCAAGCAGACGGGCCATGAACGGAAACG GTTACGGTGCTCACGCAGGACAGGCGAACGGACAGGGAACCAAAGGAAACG GTTACGCTGCGCAAGCAGGACAAAATAATGGACAAGCAAACAAAGGAAATG GTTACGCTGCACACGCAGGACCAAATAATGGACAAGCAACCAAAGGAAACG GTTATGGTGCTCAGGCAGGACAAGGCAACGGACAGGCAACTAAAGGAAATG GTTATGGTGCACACGCTGGACCAAATAATGGACAAGCAACCAAAGGAAACG GTTATGGTGCACACGCAGGAACAAATAATGGACAAGCAACCAAAGGAAACG GTTACAGTGCTCATGCCAGACCAAATAATGGACAAGTAACCAAAGGAAatg GTTATGGTGCTCAGGCAGGACAAGGCAACGGACAAGCAAACAAAGGAAACG GATACGGTGCACACGCTGGACCAAATAATGGACAAGCAACTAAAGGAAACG GTTACGGTGTTCACCCAGGACCGAATAATGGACAGGGAACCAAAGGAAACG GTTATGGTGCACACGCAGGACAAGGCAATGGACAAGCAAACAAGGGAAACG GTTATGGTGCTCAGGCAGGACAAGGCAACGGACAAGCAACCAAAGGAAACG gttatggTGCTCAGGCAGGACAAGCCAACGGACAAGCAAACAAAGGAAATG GTAATGGTGCTCAGGCAGGACAAGGCTACGGACAGGCAACCAAAGGAAATG GTTATGGTGCTCAGGCAGGACAAGGCAACGGACAGGCAACCAAAGGAAATG GTTACGGGGCCCACGCTGGACCAGCTAATGGACAGGGAACGAAAGGAAACG GTTATGGTGCACATGCAGGTCAAACTAATGGAAAAGCAGCCAAAGGCAACG GTTATGGCGCCTATGCTGGACAGGCTAACGGAGGAAACG CTCACCTCGGAGCCACCGGTAAACCAACGAAGGGCAACGGACAACCAACCTATG GAGCAGGTCAGGGCCTCGGTGTCAACCAGGGCCCCCAGCTGGCTGGGAACCCCATGACAG GAGGTTATGGAGCTCAGCCCAGCAGAG GTCCTGCAAAGACTGCTGGGTACCAAAGGGCCGGTTCAGCGCTAGGAGCTGGGTTCCTCCCAGGAGGGATGAAGGGGCCAAAGCCAG CTGGTTATGGGTCTCAGAACGGTCAAGGTGCCAAACCAAACG GCTACCAGCCAGCTGCTGCTGTGCCTAATGGCTATGGAGCCCGGTTCAACG GTTATGGTGCGCATGCAGGACCAACTAATGGACAAGGAACCAAAGGAAACG GTTATGGTGCCCAAGCAGGAACAGCTAATGGACAAGGAACCAAAGGAAACG GTTATGGTGCCCAAGCAGGACCAGCTAATGGACAAGGAACCAAAGGAAAGG GTTATGGTGCACAGGCTGGCTTGGCTAATGGACAAGGAACCAAAGGAAACG GTTACGGTGCTGGAGCCGGTGTTGCCAAGGGAAACCAAGGCCAGGCCAAAG GTGTGTTAGCTGGGTTCCTCCCAGGACGTGGCAACCCCAGCCCGGCAGCAGATAAAGCAG TTTATTCTGGTGTTCCAAACGGATACGGAGCCCAACCAAATG GTTACGACCCCGCCGCGGCAGAAGCACCAGGGGGTCCTGCGAACGGATATGGCGCTAAGCAGAAGG GCTATGGCGCGCCTGAAGCTGGAGCCGTCTCCCCGAGCGCTGCAGCTCTGGGGCCCAGTGCTGGAGCTGACGGGCCTGGCTCTGCAGTCAAAGGAGTCAACGGTG ACTACGATAGGGGAGTTCAAACGGGGAAGGGCCAATCGGGAACTCAGAGTGCGGATCAGCAGAAGGTATCTAACAACAAGGGTGAGAGCGGAGTCTCACCAGACCACATCCATGAGTCCCTGGGCGGGTTCCCTCTAGTGGACACGCACGGGAAGCCCCAGGAGATGCCTCCAACGCAGCTCCAGTCACACAGCTCCTCACCAGAACCAGACATTACCCCAGAGCCCAAACcagcagaaccagaaccagaacccacCCAAGACCAGAACGTGACCCAGCACCCTGAAGAGCGTGTGACTGATGTTCTGCTAGAGGCCACCCCCCAGCCAGGAGTAACAGAGTCTGGACCTGAGGTTCCTCAGGGAACGCAGTCCACTCCTGAAATGG GGTATTTGACGGGCAGCGAACTGCCCGAGCAGAACGCCCCCGAGACGGCACTCCTCCCTGGGCCCGAGCTCACCGGCCTGCTGGCCCCTGAGGGGGTCGACGGTCTCGCACCGCTGCCCGAAACCGTGGCGACCACTAAAGGGGACATCGGCCAGGAGTTGGTGCCAGAGAGGGCGGTCATCCAGCACCAGCTACCGACGCCCGGCGAGGGGTCTCTGGTTGAGACCGCGAGCAAACCTG AGAAGAGTGCCGGGGCTTCCATCAGTGTGGAGGGGTCTAAAGCTGCCAAACCAG ACTGTGGACTCGCCACAGCAGGGGGCCAGTGGATGAAGATCCCCAGACCTG ATTATGGAGCAGAACTGGGGCCCTCTGGTACCAACCAGAAAG GTTATGGCGCAGGAGCTGCTTTCCTGAACAAATTTGGAGGCAAACCTAACG GACGCACTGCAGGGCCTTACACTAATGGAGGAGGGGCTTATCCTAATGGAGGAGGTGCTTATCCTAATGGAGGAGGGGCTTATCCTAATGGAGGAGGGGCTAAAGCATCCAAACCAG GTTATGGTGCTGGAAAAGGAGGTGGATACAATGTACCAGGACATGGAGCAG GTTTTGGTTCTCCTTACGGTCAACAGCCAGGTGAGCTGTGTTCTATCCGTTTGTCAATTTTATTACAAACCAAACCCATTCACTGTGTAGTATAA
- the cmn gene encoding calymmin isoform X3 → MGLYQGVSRATGQAMRTAVLLLFLQEVQMRGYGPAGGVPNGYAAGYGSTYGVPNGQRAPTNGMEVQNGRGIGRMLMPSKGVGGPSGAQNGQGREPIKGAGGAAFARPQSNGNGAHAGKPYGQGTKGNGYGAQFGPSSRRAMNGNGYGAHAGQANGQGTKGNGYAAQAGQNNGQANKGNGYAAHAGPNNGQATKGNGYGAQAGQGNGQATKGNGYGAHAGPNNGQATKGNGYGAHAGTNNGQATKGNGYSAHARPNNGQVTKGNGYGAQAGQGNGQANKGNGYGAHAGPNNGQATKGNGYGVHPGPNNGQGTKGNGYGAHAGTNNGQATKGNGYGAHAGQGNGQANKGNGYGAQAGQGNGQATKGNGYGAQAGQANGQANKGNGNGAQAGQGYGQATKGNGYGAQAGQGNGQATKGNGYGAHAGPANGQGTKGNGYGAHAGQTNGKAAKGNGYGAYAGQANGGNAHLGATGKPTKGNGQPTYGAGQGLGVNQGPQLAGNPMTGGYGAQPSRGPAKTAGYQRAGSALGAGFLPGGMKGPKPAGYGSQNGQGAKPNGYQPAAAVPNGYGARFNGYGAHAGPTNGQGTKGNGYGAQAGTANGQGTKGNGYGAQAGPANGQGTKGKGYGAQAGLANGQGTKGNGYGAGAGVAKGNQGQAKGVLAGFLPGRGNPSPAADKAGYDPAAAEAPGGPANGYGAKQKGYGAPEAGAVSPSAAALGPSAGADGPGSAVKGVNGDYDRGVQTGKGQSGTQSADQQKVSNNKGESGVSPDHIHESLGGFPLVDTHGKPQEMPPTQLQSHSSSPEPDITPEPKPAEPEPEPTQDQNVTQHPEERVTDVLLEATPQPGVTESGPEVPQGTQSTPEMGYLTGSELPEQNAPETALLPGPELTGLLAPEGVDGLAPLPETVATTKGDIGQELVPERAVIQHQLPTPGEGSLVETASKPEKSAGASISVEGSKAAKPDCGLATAGGQWMKIPRPDYGAELGPSGTNQKGYGAGAAFLNKFGGKPNGRTAGPYTNGGGAYPNGGGAYPNGGGAYPNGGGAKASKPGYGAGKGGGYNVPGHGAGFGSPYGQQPGELCSIRLSILLQTKPIHCVV, encoded by the exons ATGGGGTTATATCAGGGGGTTTCCCGGGCGACGGGCCAGGCGATGCGGACGGCGGTGTTGCTGCTGTTCCTGCAGGAGGTGCAGATGAGAG GATATGGACCTGCTGGTGGGGTTCCCAACGGATACGCTGCGG GTTATGGCTCTACTTATGGAGTACCCAACGGACAAAGAGCTCCAACAAATG GAATGGAAGTTCAAAATGGCCGCGGCATCGGAAGAATGTTGATGCCTTCTAAAG GTGTGGGCGGGCCTTCAGGGGCTCAGAACGGACAGGGAAGGGAGCCAATCAAAGGGGCAG GTGGCGCTGCCTTCGCTCGTCCCCAGTCTAATG GTAATGGTGCCCATGCAGGAAAACCATATGGACAGGGAACTAAAGGAAACG GATATGGGGCTCAATTTGGACCTTCAAGCAGACGGGCCATGAACGGAAACG GTTACGGTGCTCACGCAGGACAGGCGAACGGACAGGGAACCAAAGGAAACG GTTACGCTGCGCAAGCAGGACAAAATAATGGACAAGCAAACAAAGGAAATG GTTACGCTGCACACGCAGGACCAAATAATGGACAAGCAACCAAAGGAAACG GTTATGGTGCTCAGGCAGGACAAGGCAACGGACAGGCAACTAAAGGAAATG GTTATGGTGCACACGCTGGACCAAATAATGGACAAGCAACCAAAGGAAACG GTTATGGTGCACACGCAGGAACAAATAATGGACAAGCAACCAAAGGAAACG GTTACAGTGCTCATGCCAGACCAAATAATGGACAAGTAACCAAAGGAAatg GTTATGGTGCTCAGGCAGGACAAGGCAACGGACAAGCAAACAAAGGAAACG GATACGGTGCACACGCTGGACCAAATAATGGACAAGCAACTAAAGGAAACG GTTACGGTGTTCACCCAGGACCGAATAATGGACAGGGAACCAAAGGAAACG GTTATGGTGCACACGCAGGAACAAATAATGGACAAGCAACCAAAGGAAACG GTTATGGTGCACACGCAGGACAAGGCAATGGACAAGCAAACAAGGGAAACG GTTATGGTGCTCAGGCAGGACAAGGCAACGGACAAGCAACCAAAGGAAACG gttatggTGCTCAGGCAGGACAAGCCAACGGACAAGCAAACAAAGGAAATG GTAATGGTGCTCAGGCAGGACAAGGCTACGGACAGGCAACCAAAGGAAATG GTTATGGTGCTCAGGCAGGACAAGGCAACGGACAGGCAACCAAAGGAAATG GTTACGGGGCCCACGCTGGACCAGCTAATGGACAGGGAACGAAAGGAAACG GTTATGGTGCACATGCAGGTCAAACTAATGGAAAAGCAGCCAAAGGCAACG GTTATGGCGCCTATGCTGGACAGGCTAACGGAGGAAACG CTCACCTCGGAGCCACCGGTAAACCAACGAAGGGCAACGGACAACCAACCTATG GAGCAGGTCAGGGCCTCGGTGTCAACCAGGGCCCCCAGCTGGCTGGGAACCCCATGACAG GAGGTTATGGAGCTCAGCCCAGCAGAG GTCCTGCAAAGACTGCTGGGTACCAAAGGGCCGGTTCAGCGCTAGGAGCTGGGTTCCTCCCAGGAGGGATGAAGGGGCCAAAGCCAG CTGGTTATGGGTCTCAGAACGGTCAAGGTGCCAAACCAAACG GCTACCAGCCAGCTGCTGCTGTGCCTAATGGCTATGGAGCCCGGTTCAACG GTTATGGTGCGCATGCAGGACCAACTAATGGACAAGGAACCAAAGGAAACG GTTATGGTGCCCAAGCAGGAACAGCTAATGGACAAGGAACCAAAGGAAACG GTTATGGTGCCCAAGCAGGACCAGCTAATGGACAAGGAACCAAAGGAAAGG GTTATGGTGCACAGGCTGGCTTGGCTAATGGACAAGGAACCAAAGGAAACG GTTACGGTGCTGGAGCCGGTGTTGCCAAGGGAAACCAAGGCCAGGCCAAAG GTGTGTTAGCTGGGTTCCTCCCAGGACGTGGCAACCCCAGCCCGGCAGCAGATAAAGCAG GTTACGACCCCGCCGCGGCAGAAGCACCAGGGGGTCCTGCGAACGGATATGGCGCTAAGCAGAAGG GCTATGGCGCGCCTGAAGCTGGAGCCGTCTCCCCGAGCGCTGCAGCTCTGGGGCCCAGTGCTGGAGCTGACGGGCCTGGCTCTGCAGTCAAAGGAGTCAACGGTG ACTACGATAGGGGAGTTCAAACGGGGAAGGGCCAATCGGGAACTCAGAGTGCGGATCAGCAGAAGGTATCTAACAACAAGGGTGAGAGCGGAGTCTCACCAGACCACATCCATGAGTCCCTGGGCGGGTTCCCTCTAGTGGACACGCACGGGAAGCCCCAGGAGATGCCTCCAACGCAGCTCCAGTCACACAGCTCCTCACCAGAACCAGACATTACCCCAGAGCCCAAACcagcagaaccagaaccagaacccacCCAAGACCAGAACGTGACCCAGCACCCTGAAGAGCGTGTGACTGATGTTCTGCTAGAGGCCACCCCCCAGCCAGGAGTAACAGAGTCTGGACCTGAGGTTCCTCAGGGAACGCAGTCCACTCCTGAAATGG GGTATTTGACGGGCAGCGAACTGCCCGAGCAGAACGCCCCCGAGACGGCACTCCTCCCTGGGCCCGAGCTCACCGGCCTGCTGGCCCCTGAGGGGGTCGACGGTCTCGCACCGCTGCCCGAAACCGTGGCGACCACTAAAGGGGACATCGGCCAGGAGTTGGTGCCAGAGAGGGCGGTCATCCAGCACCAGCTACCGACGCCCGGCGAGGGGTCTCTGGTTGAGACCGCGAGCAAACCTG AGAAGAGTGCCGGGGCTTCCATCAGTGTGGAGGGGTCTAAAGCTGCCAAACCAG ACTGTGGACTCGCCACAGCAGGGGGCCAGTGGATGAAGATCCCCAGACCTG ATTATGGAGCAGAACTGGGGCCCTCTGGTACCAACCAGAAAG GTTATGGCGCAGGAGCTGCTTTCCTGAACAAATTTGGAGGCAAACCTAACG GACGCACTGCAGGGCCTTACACTAATGGAGGAGGGGCTTATCCTAATGGAGGAGGTGCTTATCCTAATGGAGGAGGGGCTTATCCTAATGGAGGAGGGGCTAAAGCATCCAAACCAG GTTATGGTGCTGGAAAAGGAGGTGGATACAATGTACCAGGACATGGAGCAG GTTTTGGTTCTCCTTACGGTCAACAGCCAGGTGAGCTGTGTTCTATCCGTTTGTCAATTTTATTACAAACCAAACCCATTCACTGTGTAGTATAA